In the Nitratiruptor sp. YY09-18 genome, AGACTTTATAATCAAGCGATCATTGAGCAAATTGATGAGGCGTTAGATGGGGAGAAAAGCGATGAATATGAGCTTATTTTTAGTGCACACTCACTGCCTCAAAGTATTATCAAAAAGGGTGATCCTTATTTGTATGAAGTGACTGAACATACCAAAATTCTTAAAAATATGCTAGGGCATCGATTTGCGGGCTACCATCTTGCGTTTCAATCAAAACTTGGACCAGTGAAGTGGCTAGAGCCAAGCCTTGAAGAAAAACTCAATGAGCTTAAAGGCAAGAAGGTACTTATTTTTCCTATCTCTTTCATTCTGGATAATAGTGAAACTGAGTTTGAATTGCATATTGAATATAAAGAAATAGCAAAATCGCTTGGTATCAAAGAGTATAGAGTAGCAAGATGTGTCAATGACAGTGATACCTTTGTTAAAGCTCTTGTAGATATCTACCAAAGGATGTAGGATGGTGGGATATATATACGATCCGATATTTACTGAGCATGGCAGTCAGGAGCATATTGAGCGTCCAGCAAGGGTCGAGGTAATCGATGCAGTGGCGCGCACTTTTCCTCTCCAGCATTATCTTGTGAGAAAAGCTACCAAAGAGGAGCTCAAAAAGATTCACGAGGCTCACTATGTTGATTGGGTAGAGAGAGCATATGAGGAGGGGTATCGTTTCATTCTCAACGAAGATACACTTCTTACACCAAAAAGCTTTGAGGTTGCAAGCTATGCAGCAGGTTCTGCTATACCAATCGTTGATGCTTTTGCAAAGGGTGAGATAAAAAGAGCTTTTCTCAATCTGCGTCCTCCAGGCCATCATGCAGAACGAAAAACCGGCCAGGGATTTTGTATCTTCAATAATATAGCATTGATGGCACGATATGCACAAAGCAAAGGCTTTGGAAAAGTGATGATAATAGACTTTGATGTACATCATGGAAATGGCACGCAAGATATCTTTTATAGTGATGATACAGTGTGTTATTTTAGCACGCATGAGCGCAATAATTACCCCTATTTTACCGGAAGCGAAGAGGAAAGAGGAGAGGGAAGAGGCGAGGGTTTTAATATCAATAAGCCTTATGGGGATTACTGCAAAGATGAAGAGCTTTTGCAGCTCTATGAGGATTTACCTTCATGGTTTGATTTTGATATAGTGCTTATAAGTGCTGGATATGATTTGATGAAAGATGAAACAATATCAAGTGCACAGATTACTTTTGAAGGTTTGCGTGCATTAGTGCAAAAGATTTTACAATTTGCTGGTAATAAACCTGTAGCATTTTTGCTTGAAGGTGGCTACAATCTTGACTCATTAGCTACAAGCGTAACTATTACACTAGAAGAACTTACAAAGGATGAGCTATGAGAAGTTTAATGCTTTTGGGTTTTGCAGTTTGGGCTTATGCTAATATCTTTGCAGGGAGTGCTACAAAGCATTCTATGGATATCAAAGGTGACTATGCCAAAACGCATCAGTGTATTCGCTGCCATCTTGATATATATGATGAGTACAAAACATCTCCTCATTACAACTCTACCATTTATCGTGATCCAGTCCATAAAAAGATTTTTGAGTTACACGCAAAAGCGAGTAAAGCCGAAGAGTATGTGTGTGCCAAATGCCATACTCCGACTCTTAAAGATAAAAAAATTGCTTCTATGGATCCAAAAAAATTTGGCTATGAGCAGGCAATTTCTTGTGCCTATTGTCATAGAATCAAATCTATTGAAAAGCATGCCAAAGCAAATAAAAATGTGATTTTGCCTAAAAAAGGGGTCTATTATGGAACGCGCCATCCAGAAATGAGGAGCGAGTACCATAAAATAATCAATACTAACCCCATCCACAAAAATGGCCAAACTTGCATGGGCTGTCATTCTCATAAACAAAATGAGCTTGGGTTTGTGGTATGTCAAACTGAGAGTAACAATTCGCTCAAGCAAAACTGCATCACCTGCCATATGCCACAAGTTGAAGGGAGTCTCAGCGATAGAGTAGAGACGCCAACACACGCCTTTCATGGATTTGCAGGAGTGAGTGTAAAGCCAGAGCTTTTAGCAAAATATCTTCATATAGATGTAATTAAAAAAGATCCTCTTCAAATTCGCCTCATCAACGACGCACCACACGCATTTTTGCTCCATCCTCTGCGTGTAGCAAAGCTCATTGTAAAACATAAGCGAGGAGGTAAACTTATAAAAGAGCAAGAAGTTACATTTGTACGAATTATTGGAAAAGATGGCAAACCAACTCCTCCCTGGATAGCTACGCAGGTGGTAAAAGATACGATGCTCAAAGCTGGTGAGAAAAGAGTAGTGAGTTTTGATATGCATCCACAAAAAGGAGACACTATAGAAGTGATTTTTGGTTTTTATAAGGTAAATCCAAACATGGCAAAAAAGTTTGGATTGCCAACAAAATTTATAGTCTTTAAGAAAAAAGAGTTACATGTATAGTTGGCAAAAGATCTATAAAAGTGTTGTAGCACATAAAAAGCTTTTTATTACAGCACAGATTCTAGCACTTTTAGCGGTACTTGCTAGTGTGCCTTCGCCACTTTTAATGCCACTCCTAGTCGATGAGGTATTGCTTCACAAACCTGGCAAGTTGCTTGCCTTTATCGATATGACTCTTGGAAGCGGGTCAGCTCTTTATTATACTCTCGTAGTACTTGTCATGACGCTTTTATTACGTGGTACTTTTGTCTTTTTGCAGATTTTGCAAAGCAAAATCTTTCATACACTTTCTAAAAATATCACATTTACTATCCGCAAGCATGTACTAGAGCATCTAAAAAATGTGCAAATGAGTGAATTTGAGCTTCTAGGAAGTGGCAAAGTCGCCTCAAGACTTGTGACGGATATAGAGACAATTGATGCGTTTTTGAGTAGTAGTATTAGCAAGCTTTTTATTTCAATTTTGACTCTTATTGGTATAAGCATCGTGCTTCTGGTTATTCATTGGCAGTTGGCTCTTTTCATTCTCCTCCTCAATCCATTGGTAGTAGTCTTTTCATCCAAACTTGCACGTAACGTCGCAAAACTCAAAAAAGAAGAAAATAGAGCTATAGAGATTTTTCAAAATGCGCTAGTAGAGACACTAGAACTTTTTGAGCAAATTCGTGTGACAAATCAAGAAGAAAACTTTTTCAAAAAGCTATTTATTCTTATCAATGACCTCAAAGAGCGTTCAATTGCCTTCAGTTTCAAGAGTGATGCTGGCACGAGGCTAAGCTTTTTGCTCTTCGTGGCTGGATTTGAGATGTTTAGAGCAGCTGGAATCATAGCAGTAGCATATAGCGACCTTTCCATCGGACTTATGCTGGCAGTCTTTGGCTATCTATGGTTTATGATGACTCCGATCCAAGATATTATATCGATCCAGTATGCCAAACGCAATGCAGATGTAGCCTTACAGCGTATCAATGATCTTCTTACTCTCAATCCTGAGCCAAAATTTCCTCACAAACTCAATCCATTTGCGCAAGAGAGTGTGACAATCAGACTCGAAGATGTTCACTTCAGCTATGATGGCAAAAATGAGGTAATACGAGGAATCGATCTAGAAATTCCAGCTAGAAAAATTAGTGCGCTTGTTGGAGCAAGCGGTAGTGGCAAGACAACACTGAGCCGCTTGCTTGTAGGGCTCTATATTCCTACAAAAGGAGATATTCTTTACAACGGAGTCTCATATAAAAATATTGGCCTTGATACCATTCGACAAAATGTAGCACTTGTACTGCAAACTCCTGTACTCTTTAATGATACGATTCTTTTCAATCTCACACTTGGACATAAATATCCTCAAGAAAAGATTCAAAAAGCTCTCGAGATGGCGCAGATTGCATCACTGATAGCATCACTACCGCACGGTTTGGATACGGTAGTTGGCAAAGGAGGTGTACGTCTAAGTGGCGGTGAAAGACAACGCATAGCAATTGCTAGGATGATTTTGCAAGATCCAAAAGTAGTCATTCTTGATGAGTCTACATCAGCAATCGATATGGAGACAGAGCATCTACTCTTTTGCAAACTCCAAGATTTTTTTGCATCAAAGACAGTGATACTCATAGCCCATAGGCCTAGTACTATAGAAAAGGCTGACCATCTTTTTATTTTAGAACACGGAAAAATAAAAAAAGAGATGAATTTTGAAGATTATCGTAAAAATTTTTGTATACTATAAAAAACAAAGAAGGAGTCCAAAATGGATTTGCCAAAAAATGTAGAAGAGCTCAAAGAGTATGTAGCTGAGAATTTTGCTAAGTTGAGCGCAAAAGCCCAGCTTGAAATTCTTAAGACATTACATAAATTTATACATAATGAAGAGATAGTCAAAAAGGAGCTAGAACTAGAGCAAAAAGTGCTTGATGAAGAGAAAGCTACACAAATTTGTGCTATCGACGATGAAGAGGCCGCATTGCAAGAAGAGATCTTAGAAGAGATTAGAAAACACAATCATGTAGATGTGCATGCTTTCAAGGATGCAAGCAAAGACCCTCGCGATGAAGATGCGAAATATGTAGATAAGACAATGGATAAAATTCCGAATGATCCAAACGACCCTTTGGCAGATTATCTTGATGAGCTTGAAGATCAGGAAAAATCAGAAAGCTGAAAGTGGCGACCCCAGGGGGACTCGAACCCCCGTCACCGCCGTGAAAGGGCGGTGTCCTAACCGCTAGACGATGGGGCCATCGTTGTAGCAAATTTTCATGAAATTATATAGAAATTTTCTTAAAAAAGGATAAATAAATGAGATATATTTTGGGGCTACTATTACTTATCTCAATGACTCTCTTTGCCCAGACAAATACTCCTGCTCCTTTTCCTTCGTTTGAAACTAATGAATCAAATACCACCCAAGTAGAGAATAACGTATCTTTAATAGATGAGCAAAAAAACACTCCACTTGTAGAAGAGGAGAAAAAATATAACTGGTTTGCAGGTGATGAAGTTTCACCAAAGATCTATGATTTTATAGATACTATAGAACATGATGCATCACTCATATGCCAGGAGCGTCTACGAACAGATAAACTGCGCAAACTTATTGATAGATACAACGCCTCGCACGACCCGATGCTCAAAGAGGAGCTAGAGTATGAAGGGAATAAATTAGCCGTTCAGTATAACAAAATCAAATCACAGGGCTGCTTTGATCCATCGAAATTTCTCAAAGATAACTACATAAGACCATCAAAAAAAGGTATCGAAGATATTGACAATCCTGTACTCCTTCACCTTTATAGTGCTTTAGCAAAGTATAAAGAGATTGAGCAAAATGGGGGCTGGGAAAAGATAGAGGTCAAAGATATTCCATTTTTGCGCTATGGGAAGCGCTATGATGTGATTCCACAGATTAAAAAGCGTCTCAAAGCAGAAGGTTTCTATCCATATGATGATAATGGTACAAAATTTGATGATAGATTTTTGCTGGCGGTTAAGAAATTTCAAGCACATAACGGTATCAAGGTAGATGGTGTTGTAGGTCCAGCAACGATCGATAAAATGAATATTCCTGTAGAAAACAAGATTGATAAAATCCTCATCAACATTGAGCGAGCGCGCTGGTTTTTGCGTAATGATGACTATTTTGTTTTTGTAGATATTCCTGGATTTTTTATGCATGTCTATGATCATGGCAAGAAGATTTTTGAATCCAAAGTAATAGTTGGAAGACGCAAGCGCCCCACGCCACAGATGCGCAATGTCATAAGCTATGCAGTGCTCAATCCCTACTGGAGAGCGCCAAAAACTATCATCAAAGAGGATATTTTACCTCGACTTCAGAGTGGAGATTTTCAACATCTCATAGATGAAGGCATTGTTGCAGCAACAGATTATAATGGGAAAAATGTAGTCGATTTTAACGATATCAACTGGAGTCAATACAGTGAAAATAATCTTCCGGTCATCTTTTTGCAAAAGCCAGGTCCTCGTAATTTCTTAGGATATGTGAAGTTTATGTTTCCTAACAGATTTGATGTCTATTTACATGACACCAACTCCAAAAGACTCTTCCGCTACGATTTTAGAGCCCTTAGTTCTGGCTGTGTGAGAGTACAAAAACCTATAGAGCTTTTCCACCTTTTGCGCAATCATACTTCATCTAAAGAGGTGACATATCGCGATATTCTCGATAAACTCTGGGATGGCAAAACTAAAAGAGTCAGATTCAAACCGATAATACCTGTATATCTGCTCTATTTGACAGTTTACGAAGATAACAATGGCGATGTATACTTTTTTAAAGATATTTACAATCTTGATAAAGCGATGCTTGTAAAACTTCGTTTACACAAAAATGGTAGAATTGCATCTAACTAACCCTGAGGAGTAAAGATGGATAGAAGGGACTTTCTCAAAACGAGTGCACTATTTGGGGCGGCGATAATCATTCCTTCTCGGTCACATGCTAGGAACTATGAGAAACGATTGCATCTCTATCATATCCATACAGGTGAAAAGCTCTCTTCTACCTATTGGGTAGATGGTGAATATCTATACGATGAAATTGAGCAGCTTGAATATTTCTTGCGCGATTACAAGACTGATGAAATCCACAAGATTGACATAAAACTTATAGATTACCTCCATGATGTGTATAAGCTAGTGGGTGGAAAGAAAGAGATCTATGTGATATCTGGCTATCGCTCACCATATACAAACTATCTTCTTAGAAGACATAGCCGTGGTGTAGCAAAAAAGAGCTTCCATATGTTAGGTAAAGCGATAGATATCCGCATACCTCATGTACATCTTTCTACAGTGCGCTATGCTGCTCTTTCATTAAAACGTGGTGGGGTAGGCTACTATCCTCGCTCGAACTTCGTTCATATCGATACAGGAGATCCAAGGTACTGGAGATATCCTCGCTCATGATGGATGTAATTCTTTATATCCATCTTCTCGCTGCTACTGTATGGATTGGAGGAAGCGTCTTCCTTTTTGCTCTTGGCATATTTTTGCGCGATAAAGATGCCCAGAAGAGAGTCTATTTTTATGTAGGGCCGATTTATGGCTATGTTGAGAGCGTATGGCTGACAATATTGATCATTACTGGATTATGGATGTTTTTTCATATGGGATTGCAAAATGTTTTTGAGAGTGATGTTGAGAGGCTCCCTTTTCTTCTTAAATACAAACTTATTCTCGTTGCACTCATAACTATTGCAACAATAGTTCATATGTATATAGCTTTTAAAACAAATGGCAAAGAGCGTACGAAGCTACAGCTTCTCCTCTCACGCGCTAGTAGCATGGCAATATTCTTGCTCAATCTTATAATTCTATGGTTTGCAATGCAAATTCGCACACTGCTTTAGAAAGGTTGATATGAAACTTTCTGTTATAGGTACAGGCTATGTGGGGCTTGTAACAGGTGCGTGTATGGCACAGATGGGTAACAATGTCATCTGTGTCGATATCGATGAAAAAAAAATAGAAAAACTCAAAAAAGGTATCATCCCCATATACGAGCCGGGTCTCGAAGAAATAGTCAAAGAGAACTTCAAAATAGGCACCCTCCATTTCACTACTGATATCAAGGAGGCATTGCAAAAAAGCGATATTGTATTTATCGCAGTAGGTACCCCGCAGGGTGAAGATGGCAGTGCAGATTTGCAGTATGTTTTGGCTGTTGCCAAAGATATCGGCCGCTATATGACCCATCCAGTGATTGTCGTAGACAAATCTACTGTCCCAGTGGGCACAGCTGACAAGGTGCGTCAAACTATCCAAAATGAACTCAAAAGACGTCTAGAGAATGGCGAAATAACCGATGGTGAATATCAAGATCTCATGCAGTTTGATGTAGTGAGCAATCCAGAGTTTTTGAAAGAGGGTGATGCAGTCAATGACTTTTTAAAACCTGATAGAGTTGTAATAGGCGCAGACAATGAAAAGAGCATGCAAGTACTCAAAGAGCTCTATGCTCCATTTACGAGAAATCATGAGCGCTTTATTGCTATGGATATCCGCAGTGCTGAGCTGACAAAATATGCAGCAAATGCGATGCTGGCTACAAAGATAAGCTTCATGAACGAGATGGCAAAAATTGCTGAGGCAGTGGGAGCTGATATCAATAAGGTTCGCGTAGGGATAGGAAGCGATAGTCGTATAGGGTATAGCTTCATCTATCCAGGTGTAGGCTATGGCGGCAGCTGCTTTCCCAAAGACGTAAAAGCTTTGGAAAAGATTGCCCTTGATGCTGGAGTAGAACCTAAAATCATCAAAGCAGTCGAAGCTGTCAATAAAGAGCAAAGAGAATATTTTCTGAGTAAAGTCATCAAACGATTTGGTGAAAATCTGCATGGTAGGACTTTTGCTATATGGGGTTTGAGTTTCAAACCAGAGACTGACGATATGCGTGAAGCTCCATCAATTACCATAATCCAAGAGCTTATAAAGCGTGGTGCCAATATCCAAGCCTATGATCCCAAAGCTATGGAAGAGGCCAAAAACTTCTGGCTCAAAGATATTGAAAATATCGAATATTGTGATAATAAATATGATGCACTCAATGGTGCAGATGCTTTGATTTTGGTGACCGAATGGAAAGAGTTTCGTAGCCCTGACTTTGTAGAAATGCAAAAACGCCTCAAAAATCCTATCATTTTCGATGGACGCAATCAATACAGCAAAGAGAAGCTCAAAGAGTATGGATTTGAGTATCACCAGGTAGGGGTACGTGAAGAAAAGAGATGATCTCTTTAAAAACTATTCCCTCTCTTTATAAGCTTTATATAGTATTTTGAGTCCTAGTAATGCAGTCATACTTTCAGCAGCAACTGTTGCTAGTACTGCACCTTTTAGCTGCATTGTAGGTATGAGAAGGTAGTTGAGAGATATATTGAGAAGAAAAGAGCAAAAAACTATCCAAAACCACTCTTTGTTTTTTTCAAATAGAGCCAATGGAGAGGTAGCGATATAGCTCAAACCTAGAGCTGCAATACTCAAGGCAAAATAGTTCATAAGCTCTACCGTTGGGATAAAACTTGTCCCATAGAGTTTGATGATGAGAAACTCTTTTTTTATATAAAATATTGCAGCTATAAAAAGGGCTGTCGAGACAATCAGCACAGCAAATTTTGTAAAATATATTTTCTCTTTTGCGACTTTTGGTGCAAAGACTGTCCATATGATACTAAAAATCACCGGGACAAATGCGTAAAGCTTGTATCCTGCTTCATAGTAACCATTATAAGTAACTCCCAGCATATGGGCTATCATGATTTTATCAGTATTGGTATAGATCTGATTGAGAAAAAGAGCACCTCCGAGATAGAGAGAGACTTTGAGAATCTTATGCCAGTGGTGAGGCTCTATAGAGGAAAAATCAATCCTTTTAAAAATAGCTCTCCCATAAATAAGCATGCTTACAAGATATGCACCTAAGTATGCGACTGCTAGCATAATGATACTCTTTTGCCACCATAGCAAAAGAATAGCCAACAAAAAATAGCTTATTGCTTGAGTAATTTTGATAGTTGCGATAGTTTTGAAATCCTCTGCAACTTGGTAGTACCATACAGGTGTTATAGACGAGAGCAGATCTGCAACTAAAAGTGTTGTAATAAGCAGCAAGACTTTTATTTCTATGAGGTTGTATAAACTCCACAGCAGTCCCAAAGCTACAAATGTAAGCAACATTTTAATAGTTATTGTATTTATATAGAGTTTCTCTCTTTTGGCAATATCTTTAGTGGCTTCTACCATGGCATACACATCGAGCCCAAGATTTGTAGCAATGATCAAAAAGGCATTGATTGCGAGTGCATAAGACCAGTAGCCAAGCTCTGTAGCACCAAGTACTCTTGATACATAAATAATAATGAAAAAGCTAAGTGCTCTTGAGAGAGCTTCAGCCAAAAAGAGAGAAGAGAGAGCTCTTTTCATATGCTTTTTTCTATGAGTTTTGCTAGATTTTGCGCTGCATTTTTCCAGCTAAAATTCTTAGCCTGTTTTAGCCCTCTTGATGCGAGCTCTTGACGCAAAGCTGCATCTTCATCTATACGTAGCAAAGCTTTGCTTATTTGCATCACGTCATAAGGATCGATCAAAAGTCCAGCATCGCCTACTACTTCCGGTATAGAGGAGGTGTTCGAAGCTATGACAGGTGTTGCGCACGCCATTGCTTCTAACGGAGGTAAACCAAACCCTTCATAAAAGGATGGAAATACAAAAGCTTTCGCTCCACCATAGAGAGCTATGAGATCTTTTTCGCTAACATATCCCAGTCTTTTGACATGGCCGCTTCCTAGAGCTTTTTGCAGTAATTCATCAAAATGCTCACTTCTCCATCCTACTCCACCTGCTAAGACTAGAGGTGTGGGATTTTTTGTTTTTTGTAGATAATTCAAATAAGCCGCAAGAAGATTTTTGAGATTCTTGCGCGGTTCTAAAGTTCCAACGAAGAGGAAGTAGTTTTGATAGTGCAAATCATATTTTTGTGTGATGGGCGTAAATGCTGCTTGCGCAGTGGGGCAAAACTTGGGATCTACTCCATTGTAGATGACTTCAATATTTTTTTCATCACAAAGCCCAAGATCTATAAGTTCACGTTTCGTAAACTCTGATATGGTGACAATTTTGGTGCTTTTTTCTATGCTTTTTGGTAGATATTTTTCAAAATACTCCACCCGCTCTTTAGGGTGATACTCCTGGTATCGGATATGAGAGAGATCATGAATGAAAGTGATTGTTGGAACATCAAAAAAGCTAGGAAAAGAGATATAGTTAGGTTGGATGAAAACATCTGGCTTTTCTTTGAGTAGTGTATAGTTGAAAATGGCTGTTTTCGCACTGTGGGTAAGAATATAGGGACGCGGCAGATATTTTTTAGCTAGACCCACTGCCTTTTCATAATTACCCAGTGGTCGTTGACGAAGATTTTTACTATAAAACCATGCATAATAGTAGAGAGTACTTGGATAAATCTTTTGCAACTCTTTGGCGTATTGGTATGTGACATAGCCAATACCGCTGAGATCTTTGAGTAACGGTGTCGTATCTATTAGGATTTTAGGATTTTTCATAGGATATTTCTTTATATCTCATTTGTAAAATTGTATCATAGAGGCCTGATTCTTTGCTTCTGTTATCCTGAAGCCTTAGCCGAAGGATCTATCCAATATGCTACAATTAAAAAAAACCACTAAAGCTGAAAAATGAGCAAAATAGATATAGAAAAACTCAAAAGCGAGATCGTTGAACGGCTCAAACCACTTGATCCGGATAAGATTATCCTCTTTGGCTCCTATGCTTATGGTGAACCAA is a window encoding:
- a CDS encoding oligosaccharide flippase family protein — protein: MKRALSSLFLAEALSRALSFFIIIYVSRVLGATELGYWSYALAINAFLIIATNLGLDVYAMVEATKDIAKREKLYINTITIKMLLTFVALGLLWSLYNLIEIKVLLLITTLLVADLLSSITPVWYYQVAEDFKTIATIKITQAISYFLLAILLLWWQKSIIMLAVAYLGAYLVSMLIYGRAIFKRIDFSSIEPHHWHKILKVSLYLGGALFLNQIYTNTDKIMIAHMLGVTYNGYYEAGYKLYAFVPVIFSIIWTVFAPKVAKEKIYFTKFAVLIVSTALFIAAIFYIKKEFLIIKLYGTSFIPTVELMNYFALSIAALGLSYIATSPLALFEKNKEWFWIVFCSFLLNISLNYLLIPTMQLKGAVLATVAAESMTALLGLKILYKAYKERE
- a CDS encoding DUF882 domain-containing protein, with translation MDRRDFLKTSALFGAAIIIPSRSHARNYEKRLHLYHIHTGEKLSSTYWVDGEYLYDEIEQLEYFLRDYKTDEIHKIDIKLIDYLHDVYKLVGGKKEIYVISGYRSPYTNYLLRRHSRGVAKKSFHMLGKAIDIRIPHVHLSTVRYAALSLKRGGVGYYPRSNFVHIDTGDPRYWRYPRS
- a CDS encoding histone deacetylase, whose translation is MVGYIYDPIFTEHGSQEHIERPARVEVIDAVARTFPLQHYLVRKATKEELKKIHEAHYVDWVERAYEEGYRFILNEDTLLTPKSFEVASYAAGSAIPIVDAFAKGEIKRAFLNLRPPGHHAERKTGQGFCIFNNIALMARYAQSKGFGKVMIIDFDVHHGNGTQDIFYSDDTVCYFSTHERNNYPYFTGSEEERGEGRGEGFNINKPYGDYCKDEELLQLYEDLPSWFDFDIVLISAGYDLMKDETISSAQITFEGLRALVQKILQFAGNKPVAFLLEGGYNLDSLATSVTITLEELTKDEL
- a CDS encoding UDP-glucose/GDP-mannose dehydrogenase family protein, producing the protein MKLSVIGTGYVGLVTGACMAQMGNNVICVDIDEKKIEKLKKGIIPIYEPGLEEIVKENFKIGTLHFTTDIKEALQKSDIVFIAVGTPQGEDGSADLQYVLAVAKDIGRYMTHPVIVVDKSTVPVGTADKVRQTIQNELKRRLENGEITDGEYQDLMQFDVVSNPEFLKEGDAVNDFLKPDRVVIGADNEKSMQVLKELYAPFTRNHERFIAMDIRSAELTKYAANAMLATKISFMNEMAKIAEAVGADINKVRVGIGSDSRIGYSFIYPGVGYGGSCFPKDVKALEKIALDAGVEPKIIKAVEAVNKEQREYFLSKVIKRFGENLHGRTFAIWGLSFKPETDDMREAPSITIIQELIKRGANIQAYDPKAMEEAKNFWLKDIENIEYCDNKYDALNGADALILVTEWKEFRSPDFVEMQKRLKNPIIFDGRNQYSKEKLKEYGFEYHQVGVREEKR
- a CDS encoding ABC transporter ATP-binding protein — encoded protein: MYSWQKIYKSVVAHKKLFITAQILALLAVLASVPSPLLMPLLVDEVLLHKPGKLLAFIDMTLGSGSALYYTLVVLVMTLLLRGTFVFLQILQSKIFHTLSKNITFTIRKHVLEHLKNVQMSEFELLGSGKVASRLVTDIETIDAFLSSSISKLFISILTLIGISIVLLVIHWQLALFILLLNPLVVVFSSKLARNVAKLKKEENRAIEIFQNALVETLELFEQIRVTNQEENFFKKLFILINDLKERSIAFSFKSDAGTRLSFLLFVAGFEMFRAAGIIAVAYSDLSIGLMLAVFGYLWFMMTPIQDIISIQYAKRNADVALQRINDLLTLNPEPKFPHKLNPFAQESVTIRLEDVHFSYDGKNEVIRGIDLEIPARKISALVGASGSGKTTLSRLLVGLYIPTKGDILYNGVSYKNIGLDTIRQNVALVLQTPVLFNDTILFNLTLGHKYPQEKIQKALEMAQIASLIASLPHGLDTVVGKGGVRLSGGERQRIAIARMILQDPKVVILDESTSAIDMETEHLLFCKLQDFFASKTVILIAHRPSTIEKADHLFILEHGKIKKEMNFEDYRKNFCIL
- a CDS encoding multiheme c-type cytochrome; the protein is MRSLMLLGFAVWAYANIFAGSATKHSMDIKGDYAKTHQCIRCHLDIYDEYKTSPHYNSTIYRDPVHKKIFELHAKASKAEEYVCAKCHTPTLKDKKIASMDPKKFGYEQAISCAYCHRIKSIEKHAKANKNVILPKKGVYYGTRHPEMRSEYHKIINTNPIHKNGQTCMGCHSHKQNELGFVVCQTESNNSLKQNCITCHMPQVEGSLSDRVETPTHAFHGFAGVSVKPELLAKYLHIDVIKKDPLQIRLINDAPHAFLLHPLRVAKLIVKHKRGGKLIKEQEVTFVRIIGKDGKPTPPWIATQVVKDTMLKAGEKRVVSFDMHPQKGDTIEVIFGFYKVNPNMAKKFGLPTKFIVFKKKELHV
- a CDS encoding glycosyltransferase family 1 protein, with translation MKNPKILIDTTPLLKDLSGIGYVTYQYAKELQKIYPSTLYYYAWFYSKNLRQRPLGNYEKAVGLAKKYLPRPYILTHSAKTAIFNYTLLKEKPDVFIQPNYISFPSFFDVPTITFIHDLSHIRYQEYHPKERVEYFEKYLPKSIEKSTKIVTISEFTKRELIDLGLCDEKNIEVIYNGVDPKFCPTAQAAFTPITQKYDLHYQNYFLFVGTLEPRKNLKNLLAAYLNYLQKTKNPTPLVLAGGVGWRSEHFDELLQKALGSGHVKRLGYVSEKDLIALYGGAKAFVFPSFYEGFGLPPLEAMACATPVIASNTSSIPEVVGDAGLLIDPYDVMQISKALLRIDEDAALRQELASRGLKQAKNFSWKNAAQNLAKLIEKSI
- a CDS encoding murein L,D-transpeptidase, translated to MRYILGLLLLISMTLFAQTNTPAPFPSFETNESNTTQVENNVSLIDEQKNTPLVEEEKKYNWFAGDEVSPKIYDFIDTIEHDASLICQERLRTDKLRKLIDRYNASHDPMLKEELEYEGNKLAVQYNKIKSQGCFDPSKFLKDNYIRPSKKGIEDIDNPVLLHLYSALAKYKEIEQNGGWEKIEVKDIPFLRYGKRYDVIPQIKKRLKAEGFYPYDDNGTKFDDRFLLAVKKFQAHNGIKVDGVVGPATIDKMNIPVENKIDKILINIERARWFLRNDDYFVFVDIPGFFMHVYDHGKKIFESKVIVGRRKRPTPQMRNVISYAVLNPYWRAPKTIIKEDILPRLQSGDFQHLIDEGIVAATDYNGKNVVDFNDINWSQYSENNLPVIFLQKPGPRNFLGYVKFMFPNRFDVYLHDTNSKRLFRYDFRALSSGCVRVQKPIELFHLLRNHTSSKEVTYRDILDKLWDGKTKRVRFKPIIPVYLLYLTVYEDNNGDVYFFKDIYNLDKAMLVKLRLHKNGRIASN